Proteins encoded in a region of the Macrobrachium nipponense isolate FS-2020 chromosome 39, ASM1510439v2, whole genome shotgun sequence genome:
- the LOC135210514 gene encoding microprocessor complex subunit DGCR8-like produces MNPKGKSYVCILHEYVQHALKKQPKYVFKEVENAATPYAATIIINDMPYSTGYGSSKKQAKTEAAKSTLEILLPELGKKIREESNTKGDADLSFFDEIRIEDPRVPELCNKTSELSPYSILLNCLQRNFGLNGANIESKLVTQKNQKNEFVMSVGKHTVQVQCKNKKDGKQRASQAILQKLHPHISSWGSLLRLYGNRSMQTMREKKAEEQEITLLQSNATVNQPNTSIINKLKKEMLKLQECKSAIQPIGKFMPPEDIALPSASGIDLNNVDL; encoded by the exons ATGAATCCCAAAGGAAAAAGTTACGTTTGTATTCTACACGAGTATGTTCAGCATGCTCTCAAAAAACAGCCAAAATATGTCTTCAAAGAAGTGG AAAATGCTGCGACACCTTATGCTGCCACCATCATCATTAATGATATGCCTTATAGTACTGGGTACGGCAGCAGCAAAAAGCAAGCGAAGACTGAAGCAGCAAAATCTACTTTAGAGATTCTTCTTCcagaattaggaaaaaaaattagagagGAGTCAAATACAAAAGGAGATGCAGATTTATCG TTCTTTGATGAAATCCGAATAGAGGACCCCAGAGTTCCAGAACTGTGCAACAAAACAAGTGAATTATCCCCATATTCAATATTGCTAAATTGCCTACAAAGAAATTTTGGTCTCAATGGTGCTAATATCGAATCAAAGCTAGTGACACAGAAAAACCAGAAGAACGAGTTTGTAATGTCGGTTGGGAAACACACTGTACAGGTTCAGTGCAAAAACAAAAAGGATGGAAAGCAAAGGGCATCCCAAGCAATCTTGCAG AAGTTGCATCCTCATATTAGTAGCTGGGGTTCATTGTTAAGATTGTATGGAAACCGATCAATGCAGACTATGAGAGAAAAGAAGGCAGAGGAGCAAGAAATAACATTATTACAGTCCAATGCTACAGTTAATCAGCCAAATACTTCCATAATCAACAAACTAAAGAAGGAGATGTTGAAACTTCAAGAGTGCAAG AGTGCTATTCAACCAATTGGAAAATTCATGCCTCCTGAAGACATTGCCCTTCCATCAGCTTCAGGGATTGATCTGAACAATGTTGATTTATAG